Proteins encoded in a region of the Leishmania infantum JPCM5 genome chromosome 5 genome:
- a CDS encoding putative paraflagellar rod component par4 encodes MATKKGKGKKATSAKAKADELRLIQLRTLEAEAEEFQRSENERRQHDEQEEHIAFLRDEQLRIMHQKDRRIEEVMQELTRVTSAMQDDKSSYESQIHQLSTLRDALLNEENLLKVEMEELHGILQQERGSHAAYAQQLRETLETERSLHQEERQHLRSQVCEATAGMEDSKRQLQLACELRESAEHEFKVKVRDLERELEKALTMNKALQDAVEGREIEDRKNVTLLQLLNVQLESDKRRYEEDLCEERERTSRTQEEVINLEAKLKETQRELDTFKEEARTARQSCVDELHECKLLTEQLKFDAKYLQSEMESMRAEHVAEVEKREAAQAAMQAELQQCRVELEASQRKNDELESLLVRKEREHFDKVTFLNAQVANGRTAIEQLQGKMEKERVKHGNELQRHNDTIQQSMQELERINSAESAQARERHMYEQQLITDLDKFKETIRDLRTRMVAKDEAYEQLRELKEGEIERLRGILDAHFIPHRQNVEVPRESSRVDELFLVSEQLRALKKEMALKETAAKETERWLRARIAEQVEVIDSLQLDLKRTELSRNEGIRTLKDEVERLRKTLEVHCIPCS; translated from the coding sequence ATGGCGacgaaaaaaggaaagggaaagaaggCAACGTCTGCCAAGGCAAAGGCTGACGAGCTGCGTCTCATTCAGCTGCGTACCTTGGAGGCGGAAGCGGAGGAGTTTCAGCGGTCCGAAAATGAGCGTCGCCAGCACGATGAGCAAGAGGAGCACATAGCATTTCTGCGCgatgagcagctgcgcattATGCACCAAAAAGACCGTCGTATTGAGGAGGTCATGCAGGAGCTCACCCGTGTGACGTCGGCGATGCAGGACGACAAGAGCAGTTATGAAAGCCAAATTCATCAACTGAGCAcgctgcgcgatgcgctTCTGAATGAGGAAAACCTCCTTAAggtggagatggaggagctgcatGGCAttctgcagcaggagcgcggGAGTCACGCAGCGTATGCGCAGCAGCTACGCGAAACATTGGAGACGGAGCGAAGTCTGCATCAGGAAGAAAGGCAGCACCTCCGGTCCCAGGTGTGCGAGGCAACGGCTGGCATGGAGGACAGCAAGCGGCAATTGCAACTTGCCTGCGAGTTGCGGGAATCAGCGGAGCACGAGTTCAAGGTGAAGGTGCGCGACCTGGAGAGGGAACTTGAAAAGGCGCTTACAATGAACAAGGCTCTACAGGATGCCGTGGAGGGGCGTGAGATCGAAGACCGCAAGAacgtgacgctgctgcagctgttgAATGTGCAGCTGGAGTCAGACAAGCGGCGGTATGAGGAAGACCTCTGCGAGGAGCGTGAGCGCACGAGCCGTACCCAAGAGGAGGTAATCAACCTTGAGGCGAAACTAAAGGAAACCCAGCGTGAACTGGACACCTTCAAGGAGGAAGCGCGGACAGCGCGGCAGTCGTGTGTGGACGAACTGCACGAGTGCAAGCTGCTCACGGAGCAGTTGAAGTTCGACGCAAAGTATCTGCAGAGTGAGATGGAGTCAATGCGTGCCGAGCACGTCGCCGAagtggagaagagagaggcggcccaggcggcgatgcaggcggagctgcagcagtgccggGTAGAGCTGGAGGCGTCGCAAAGGAAGAACGACGAGTTggagtcgctgctggtgcgcaaAGAGCGGGAGCACTTCGACAAGGTCACGTTTCTTAACGCGCAGGTCGCGAATGGTCGCACCGCTATTGAGCAACTGCAGGGCAAAATGGAGAAGGAACGGGTCAAGCACGGGaacgagctgcagcggcacaatGATACGATTCAGCAGTCCATGCAAGAGCTGGAGCGAATCAACAGCGCTGAGAGCGCCCAAGCGAGGGAGCGGCATATGtacgagcagcagctgataACCGACCTGGATAAGTTCAAGGAGACCATCAGGGatctgcgcacgcgcatggtGGCGAAGGACGAGGCGTATGAGCAGCTACGAGAGCTGAAGGAGGGCGAGATCGAGCGGCTGCGGGGCATTCTAGACGCGCACTTCATCCCGCACCGCCAAAATGTGGAGGTGCCCCGCGAAAGCAGCCGAGTAGACGAGCTCTTTTTGGTGTCAGAGCAACTTCGGGCACTGAAGAAGGAGATGGCGCTGAAAGAGACGGCTGCGAAGGAGACGGAAAGGTGGCTGCGTGCACGCATTGCAGAGCAGGTCGAGGTGATTGACTCCCTCCAGCTTGACCTCAAGCGCACCGAGCTCTCCCGAAACGAGGGCATTCGTACACTAAAGGACGAAGTCGAGAGGCTGCGCAAGACACTCGAAGTCCACTGCATACCATGCTCGTAG
- a CDS encoding putative ras-like small GTPases — MGWFSWVWDWLSYLGLSNKTGKLLFLGLDNAGKTTLLGKLATNQVHVHRPTFHPNSEDLTLGGIKLKTIDMGGHQQARRLWKDYFTKVDGVVFIVDAATPQRFPEAKSELDMLLQSEELAKTPFLILGNKIDMPGCTCSEGQLVMEMGLDGALTGKATPVTDPNVRPLEVYMCSVVKNVGYGDGFRWLSQYLKSS, encoded by the coding sequence ATGGGCTGGTTTAGCTGGGTTTGGGACTGGCTGTCCTACTTGGGGCTGTCCAATAAAACAGGTAAACTTCTGTTTCTTGGGCTGGACAACGCCGGCAAAACCACCCTTCTTGGCAAGCTGGCAACGAATCAGGTCCACGTCCACCGCCCTACATTTCACCCTAACTCGGAGGACTTGACTCTGGGGGGCATCAAGCTCAAAACCATTGATATGGGTGGCCATCAGCAGGCGCGTCGGCTGTGGAAGGATTACTTCACGAAGGTCGACGGCGTCGTTTTCATCGTTGATGCAGCGACGCCACAACGTTTTCCAGAAGCAAAGAGCGAGCTTGAtatgctgctgcagtcggAAGAACTCGCCAAAACGCCGTTCCTGATTTTAGGTAACAAGATCGACATGCCGGGCTGCACATGCTCTGAGGGGCAACTTGTCATGGAGATGGGTCTGGATGGTGCACTCACGGGCAAGGCGACCCCAGTAACAGACCCCAATGTGCGTCCCTTGGAGGTGTACATGTGCAGCGTAGTCAAGAACGTCGGCTACGGTGACGGCTTCCGCTGGCTCTCACAGTATCTGAAGAGCTCGTAG